Proteins encoded within one genomic window of Zestosphaera sp.:
- a CDS encoding MoaD/ThiS family protein, translating into MRVEVELLGVLRGRLGRDSLSLEVSSPSTGLRDLLRHLRASHPDLREAVDEEGGLTTSYIAFINGVDYRLLGGLEYALRDGDRVSLVPISHGG; encoded by the coding sequence ATGAGGGTTGAGGTAGAGCTTCTGGGCGTTTTGAGGGGCAGGTTAGGCAGGGACTCACTAAGCTTGGAGGTCTCCAGCCCATCCACAGGACTCAGAGACCTTCTGAGGCATTTACGCGCTAGCCACCCCGACCTTAGGGAGGCGGTTGATGAGGAGGGCGGGTTGACGACCTCCTACATAGCGTTCATCAACGGCGTGGACTACAGGCTTTTAGGAGGGCTTGAGTACGCTCTCAGAGACGGGGATAGAGTCTCGCTGGTGCCCATAAGCCACGGCGGTTGA
- a CDS encoding PAC2 family protein codes for MRPVEIVIYEEYEQLLRESGRRWVLITGFPGFGYVGTIATRYLAGKTASVKIGDIVTKYMPDFVAVEDYGVMTPYEIFLAEDKGLLIVVNNALPSTPERVPYALTLADWFKKVNGSKAIMAGGLNVKLREGGESFRWVSNAEHEWSFKEPVLSRGNYIVGPLATLYAIFTLRKIPTLLLLPYTEPGKYDPSAAAVFIRKLNEILGIDVSVDDLIEYSKLVAYAETLMEEVGKREDRGPKLYM; via the coding sequence ATGAGGCCAGTCGAGATAGTAATCTACGAGGAGTACGAGCAACTACTCAGGGAGAGTGGAAGGAGGTGGGTCCTCATAACCGGGTTCCCCGGCTTCGGCTACGTAGGGACTATAGCCACCAGGTATTTGGCTGGCAAGACCGCGTCCGTCAAGATAGGGGATATCGTAACCAAGTATATGCCAGACTTCGTTGCTGTGGAGGACTACGGGGTCATGACCCCCTACGAGATATTCCTGGCCGAAGATAAGGGTCTCCTGATAGTGGTTAATAACGCGTTGCCGTCAACCCCTGAAAGAGTTCCTTACGCGTTAACGTTGGCTGACTGGTTCAAGAAAGTCAACGGCAGTAAGGCGATTATGGCGGGAGGACTTAACGTTAAGCTCAGAGAGGGTGGGGAGAGCTTCAGGTGGGTCTCCAACGCCGAGCACGAGTGGTCGTTCAAGGAGCCCGTGCTGAGCAGGGGCAACTACATCGTCGGTCCTCTGGCCACGCTATACGCCATATTCACGCTGAGGAAGATACCGACCCTGCTGCTGTTGCCGTACACCGAGCCAGGTAAGTATGACCCCTCCGCAGCCGCCGTATTCATTAGGAAGCTCAACGAGATCCTAGGCATTGACGTCAGCGTAGACGATTTAATTGAGTACTCGAAGCTGGTAGCCTATGCTGAGACGCTGATGGAGGAGGTAGGTAAGAGGGAGGATAGAGGGCCTAAGCTGTACATGTGA
- the cgi121 gene encoding KEOPS complex subunit Cgi121 produces the protein MTRDQLEACLNVVGRTSSKGGMLGIKYCVTEDDRALECVGGSTNPLCVTQVVPLKLVLSELQLRTAALLTVEAFVSGTNISSKPEIEYLLYLGGSRQIRQTLERVRRYMGKPYLVITFCSEPGETQARKLPEDLDCRTVDLGGVMNPSLRDAAEFYGSPRKTLEGILKDALTKMNYLKLQTRKSPAEHRTT, from the coding sequence GTGACGCGCGACCAGCTAGAGGCATGCCTCAACGTCGTTGGCCGGACCTCAAGCAAGGGCGGCATGCTGGGCATCAAGTACTGCGTGACCGAGGATGACAGGGCGTTGGAATGTGTGGGCGGCTCCACGAACCCCCTCTGCGTCACTCAGGTCGTGCCGTTGAAGTTAGTGCTGTCTGAGCTGCAGTTAAGGACCGCCGCACTACTGACTGTAGAGGCGTTCGTGAGTGGAACAAACATAAGCAGCAAGCCGGAGATAGAGTACCTCCTGTACTTAGGGGGGAGCAGGCAGATAAGGCAAACGCTTGAGAGGGTGAGGAGATATATGGGTAAGCCGTACCTAGTAATCACATTCTGCTCAGAACCCGGCGAGACGCAGGCAAGGAAGCTCCCAGAGGATCTAGACTGCAGGACGGTGGACCTGGGGGGCGTCATGAACCCGAGTCTGAGGGACGCTGCGGAGTTCTACGGCTCACCGAGAAAAACGCTTGAGGGAATACTTAAGGACGCCCTGACCAAGATGAACTACCTTAAGCTACAGACCAGGAAATCCCCCGCAGAGCACCGCACAACGTAG
- a CDS encoding 30S ribosomal protein S17e, with protein MGRVRTSLVKRTAKRMMELFPGEVTPSFEENKKLVSRHVYLRSKRLRNQIAGYLTHLVRVRERMLKSPPPESQESEALGEA; from the coding sequence ATGGGTAGGGTGAGGACCTCGCTGGTCAAGAGGACTGCGAAGAGAATGATGGAGCTGTTCCCAGGCGAAGTTACCCCGAGCTTTGAGGAGAACAAGAAGCTAGTCAGCAGACACGTTTACCTCAGATCCAAGAGACTCAGGAATCAGATAGCCGGCTACCTGACGCACTTAGTGAGGGTGAGGGAGAGGATGCTTAAATCACCTCCTCCCGAATCCCAGGAGAGCGAGGCGCTCGGCGAGGCATGA
- a CDS encoding PUA domain-containing protein encodes MSFIVREATPGELESLRAILNYQLRVDVADKLLPDGLLVGISRNTGRIRALIDPTSREVLATIIAQTHTANLRLSLARRLHSLVPPPKLRLIVVEEMVQDLLEARTSVFSKHVIAVDEGLRAGDEALVVGESDELLCVGRLLLSPDEILQLLTGPALKIRECVNR; translated from the coding sequence TTGAGCTTCATCGTGAGGGAAGCAACCCCGGGGGAGTTGGAGAGCCTGAGAGCCATCCTCAACTACCAGTTGAGGGTGGACGTAGCAGATAAGCTACTTCCTGATGGCTTGCTTGTAGGGATCTCAAGGAATACTGGGAGGATTAGGGCGCTGATAGATCCGACGAGCCGGGAGGTCTTGGCGACCATCATTGCCCAAACACACACCGCAAACCTCCGTTTAAGTCTTGCCAGGAGACTACACTCTCTCGTGCCACCGCCTAAACTACGTTTAATAGTGGTTGAGGAGATGGTGCAGGACCTGCTTGAAGCTAGGACTTCAGTGTTCTCTAAGCACGTTATAGCGGTTGACGAGGGGCTCAGGGCAGGTGACGAGGCGTTAGTGGTCGGTGAGAGTGACGAGCTACTCTGTGTGGGCAGATTACTCCTCTCCCCGGACGAGATACTTCAGTTATTAACCGGCCCGGCCCTAAAAATTAGGGAGTGTGTTAACAGATGA
- a CDS encoding LSM domain-containing protein, whose product MEVPRLESPLKTLRSSINKDVLVKVKEGNTYVGQLVFADNTMNLVMINAEEVSEDDMKPIAKYGTILVRGSQVLYVVIDYER is encoded by the coding sequence ATGGAAGTGCCCAGGCTTGAGAGCCCCCTGAAGACTCTGAGATCCTCAATTAACAAGGACGTGCTGGTTAAGGTTAAGGAGGGGAACACATACGTGGGTCAGCTGGTCTTCGCTGACAACACCATGAACCTAGTTATGATAAACGCGGAGGAGGTGTCCGAGGACGACATGAAGCCTATAGCTAAGTACGGGACAATCCTAGTAAGGGGGAGTCAGGTGCTCTATGTAGTCATCGACTACGAGAGATAA
- a CDS encoding DNA-binding protein, producing the protein MIRKLSVGNRPMETYVFLFNNYVNQGARKVVLYGRGENISRAIDLYNLISRRLEGLVRLCRVNIGTEVLEGRHASYIELELEVLR; encoded by the coding sequence ATGATTAGGAAGTTGAGCGTCGGTAATAGACCCATGGAGACCTACGTCTTCCTGTTTAATAATTACGTGAACCAGGGCGCTAGGAAGGTGGTGCTGTACGGTAGGGGCGAGAACATATCGAGGGCTATCGACCTCTACAACCTCATCAGCCGCAGGCTGGAGGGTCTCGTGAGATTGTGTAGGGTTAATATAGGCACCGAGGTTCTTGAGGGGAGACACGCGTCATATATAGAATTAGAGCTGGAGGTGCTTCGCTAA
- the thsB gene encoding thermosome subunit beta: MAAQRGVAPTAGIPVLILREGTQRTTGAEALRSNMVAAVTIAEILRTTYGPRGMDKMLVDTLGDVTITNDGATILDKMDVQHPAAKMLVQIAKGQDDEVGDGTKTAVIFAGELLKAAEELINKEVHPTIIINGFKKALEEAVKYAERVARSVSVDDLETLKKIASTALTSKAVHGVRDLFAEIAVKAVKQVAEERDGRMYVDIDNIQIIKKHGGSLADTKLVYGVILDKEVVHPGMPKRVENARIALLDAPLEIEKTEIDAEIRITDPEMMRKFIEQKESMLKDMVEKIAAAGANVVVCQKGIDDVAQHFLAKKGILAVRRVKRSDMEKLERATGGRIVSNIDDLTPNDLGYAALVEERKVGEDKMVFVEGTKDPKAVSIIIRGGLERVVDEAERSFRDALSVVADVLRLPKIVFGGGSFEVEMAKQLKDYATKVGGKEQLAVLSFAKALEGVVSALVENAGLDPIDMLSELRSAHNKPEGVRYGVNVFKGKVEDMEAMGVVEPLAVKTNALKAGTEAATLILRIDDVVAASKAKEEKKKEEKKEEKEEEK; encoded by the coding sequence ATGGCAGCTCAAAGGGGTGTGGCCCCCACGGCTGGAATCCCCGTCCTGATTTTGAGGGAGGGTACTCAGAGAACCACGGGGGCTGAGGCCCTGAGGTCGAACATGGTGGCTGCGGTCACCATAGCCGAGATCCTGAGGACGACGTACGGACCTAGAGGCATGGATAAGATGCTCGTAGACACTCTGGGCGACGTCACAATAACTAACGATGGGGCGACTATACTGGATAAGATGGACGTCCAGCACCCGGCCGCCAAGATGCTTGTTCAGATAGCTAAGGGGCAGGACGACGAGGTTGGCGACGGCACTAAAACCGCGGTCATATTCGCTGGGGAATTGCTGAAGGCCGCTGAAGAGCTGATTAACAAGGAGGTACACCCGACAATAATAATCAACGGCTTCAAGAAGGCGCTGGAGGAAGCGGTTAAGTATGCTGAGAGGGTGGCGAGGAGCGTGAGCGTCGACGACTTAGAGACCCTAAAGAAGATAGCGTCGACAGCGCTCACCAGCAAGGCCGTGCATGGCGTCAGGGACCTATTCGCCGAGATAGCTGTCAAGGCTGTGAAGCAGGTTGCTGAGGAGAGGGATGGAAGGATGTACGTGGACATCGACAACATACAGATAATTAAGAAGCACGGCGGCTCGCTGGCCGACACTAAGCTTGTGTACGGTGTTATACTCGATAAGGAGGTCGTTCATCCGGGCATGCCTAAGAGGGTTGAGAACGCTAGGATAGCCCTCCTCGACGCCCCGCTGGAGATCGAGAAGACGGAGATAGATGCTGAGATAAGGATAACGGACCCTGAGATGATGAGGAAGTTTATAGAGCAGAAGGAGAGCATGCTTAAGGACATGGTTGAGAAGATCGCTGCCGCCGGCGCTAATGTCGTGGTGTGTCAGAAGGGCATTGACGACGTGGCGCAGCACTTCCTAGCCAAGAAAGGCATACTAGCAGTGAGGAGGGTGAAGAGATCAGACATGGAGAAGCTGGAGAGAGCGACCGGAGGCAGGATAGTCAGCAATATCGACGACCTGACCCCGAACGACCTCGGCTACGCAGCCCTAGTGGAGGAGAGGAAGGTAGGGGAGGATAAGATGGTCTTCGTTGAAGGTACCAAAGACCCGAAGGCGGTGAGCATAATCATCAGAGGCGGTCTGGAGAGGGTGGTGGACGAGGCTGAGAGGTCCTTCAGGGACGCGTTAAGCGTGGTGGCCGACGTGCTCAGACTGCCTAAGATAGTGTTCGGCGGCGGGAGCTTCGAGGTGGAGATGGCTAAGCAGCTTAAGGACTACGCCACTAAGGTCGGCGGTAAGGAGCAGCTGGCGGTCCTGTCCTTTGCGAAGGCCTTGGAGGGCGTTGTGTCAGCGCTGGTGGAGAATGCCGGGCTAGACCCGATAGACATGCTCTCGGAGCTCAGGAGCGCTCACAACAAGCCGGAGGGCGTGAGGTACGGAGTCAACGTCTTCAAGGGTAAGGTGGAGGATATGGAGGCCATGGGCGTTGTGGAGCCGCTGGCCGTTAAGACCAACGCCCTTAAGGCAGGGACTGAGGCGGCGACGCTAATACTCAGGATAGACGATGTGGTAGCGGCCAGCAAGGCTAAGGAGGAGAAGAAGAAGGAGGAGAAGAAGGAGGAGAAGGAGGAGGAGAAGTAG
- a CDS encoding ribosome biogenesis/translation initiation ATPase RLI: MVRVAVVDRELCKPHRCYLECVRFCPVNRSGGKAVEVSEAAGGKAFIYEVACVGCGICVKKCPFYALNVINLPDELEKRLIHRYGPNAFKLYGLPTPQSGMVVGVLGKNGSGKSTVLRILSGELTPNLGVFDAPPSWDAVLEKFRGTELYQYLRVVTEGSLRVVHKIQHVDLVRKYVKGYVGEVLTRLDERGVLNDVRKLLSLDSAWDNKVGNLSGGELQRFTIAAALLRSAGAYFFDEPSSYLDVRERLAAANVIRELTPRSGYVMVVEHDLAVLDYVSDNVVIMYGEPGVYGLCSKLYSVGSGINHFLEGFLPAENMRIRSDAITFQLRAEPSGSPEFRRPHLYWPAMSKQLDNFRLFVEEGTSYAGEVLGILGPNAIGKTTFIRLLAGEVKPDEGYVATEGLTTSYKPQYIKAENYPWSTVEEALKDLRKEGLASTEWFEVDVIRRLGLHKLGDKEIRGLSGGELQKFAVAVALAKEADIYLIDEPSAFIDVEERLTVAKAVRKVAEVRKTTVFLVDHDLLVADYVSDRVIVFGGVPGREGHAASPTDLKAGMNKFLKDVQITFRRDPRTYRPRINKPGSYLDRQQKASGEYYYVKPVPQPAED; this comes from the coding sequence GTGGTCAGGGTCGCTGTGGTCGATCGTGAGCTTTGTAAGCCTCACAGGTGCTACCTAGAGTGCGTTAGGTTCTGCCCCGTTAACAGGAGTGGCGGTAAGGCTGTTGAGGTCTCTGAGGCTGCGGGCGGTAAGGCGTTCATATATGAGGTCGCCTGCGTTGGCTGCGGGATATGTGTTAAGAAGTGTCCTTTCTACGCACTGAACGTCATCAACCTCCCTGATGAGTTGGAGAAGCGCTTGATCCACAGGTACGGTCCGAACGCCTTCAAACTCTACGGCCTCCCAACCCCTCAGTCAGGAATGGTTGTGGGGGTGCTTGGCAAGAACGGCTCCGGCAAGTCCACGGTGCTGAGGATCCTCTCGGGGGAGTTAACCCCTAACCTAGGGGTTTTCGACGCCCCCCCATCGTGGGATGCGGTGCTTGAGAAGTTCCGGGGCACTGAACTATACCAGTACCTGAGGGTCGTCACTGAGGGGAGTCTCAGAGTGGTCCACAAGATCCAGCACGTGGATCTAGTGAGGAAGTACGTAAAGGGGTACGTCGGCGAGGTGTTGACGAGGCTTGATGAGAGGGGCGTGCTGAACGACGTGCGTAAGCTGCTGTCCCTGGACAGCGCATGGGATAACAAGGTAGGCAATCTGAGTGGCGGTGAGCTGCAGAGGTTCACCATAGCTGCGGCGCTGCTGCGGAGCGCGGGGGCCTACTTCTTCGACGAGCCGTCGAGCTACCTGGACGTCAGGGAGAGGCTGGCGGCGGCCAACGTGATAAGGGAGTTGACTCCGAGGTCTGGGTACGTCATGGTTGTGGAGCACGACCTGGCGGTTCTGGACTACGTCTCGGATAACGTGGTGATCATGTACGGCGAGCCGGGGGTCTACGGCCTCTGCTCTAAGCTCTACTCAGTGGGTTCGGGGATAAACCACTTCCTAGAGGGGTTCCTCCCGGCTGAGAACATGAGGATACGCAGTGATGCCATAACCTTCCAGCTCAGGGCGGAGCCCTCAGGGTCGCCGGAGTTCAGGAGACCCCACCTCTACTGGCCTGCGATGAGCAAGCAACTCGACAACTTCAGGCTGTTCGTCGAGGAAGGGACCTCATACGCGGGGGAGGTCCTTGGGATCTTAGGGCCGAACGCTATAGGTAAGACCACGTTCATCAGGCTGTTGGCGGGCGAGGTTAAGCCGGACGAGGGCTATGTGGCGACGGAGGGCCTCACCACATCCTACAAGCCTCAATACATAAAGGCTGAGAACTATCCGTGGAGCACTGTGGAGGAGGCTCTCAAGGATCTGAGGAAGGAGGGTCTCGCATCGACGGAGTGGTTCGAGGTGGACGTGATCAGGAGGTTAGGCCTCCATAAGTTAGGTGATAAGGAGATAAGAGGATTAAGCGGCGGTGAGTTGCAGAAGTTCGCAGTCGCGGTCGCCCTGGCTAAGGAGGCGGACATCTACCTGATAGACGAGCCCTCGGCCTTCATAGACGTTGAGGAGAGGCTGACGGTGGCTAAGGCGGTGAGGAAGGTCGCTGAGGTGCGTAAAACAACAGTCTTCCTGGTTGACCACGACCTTCTGGTGGCTGACTACGTTTCAGACAGGGTCATAGTGTTTGGCGGGGTTCCGGGGAGGGAGGGGCATGCCGCGTCGCCCACAGACCTCAAGGCAGGCATGAACAAATTCCTTAAGGATGTTCAAATCACGTTCAGAAGGGATCCCAGGACCTACAGACCAAGGATAAACAAACCGGGTTCATATCTCGACAGGCAGCAGAAGGCTTCCGGCGAGTACTACTACGTGAAGCCCGTCCCACAACCTGCTGAGGATTAG
- a CDS encoding DNA-directed RNA polymerase subunit M: protein MKFCPKCGTMLMPVKEGDKTYLVCPRCGYREVLKERAKYKLESKTSNERRVKTTSVVSSEGEKLRKSEELEQEKENYYEIFLDLMSEEEEGGG, encoded by the coding sequence ATGAAGTTCTGCCCTAAGTGCGGGACTATGCTGATGCCCGTGAAGGAGGGCGATAAAACATATTTAGTATGCCCTCGATGCGGCTACAGGGAAGTGCTTAAGGAAAGAGCTAAGTACAAGCTGGAGAGCAAGACAAGCAATGAGAGGAGGGTGAAGACCACGTCCGTAGTGAGCTCGGAAGGCGAGAAGCTGAGGAAGTCTGAGGAGCTGGAGCAGGAGAAGGAAAACTACTACGAGATATTCCTAGACCTGATGAGTGAGGAAGAGGAGGGTGGCGGGTAA
- a CDS encoding cation diffusion facilitator family transporter produces MAGVGSVERRSAGFREGFVSILVNLLLFAGKYYVGLAHNSIAVVADAVHTLSDAVTSVVVVIGFWAAYRPPDSEHPFGHGRAEQVGAVVIGTLLGVVGFEFMVSSYGKLVAKESLIFSWTLVAVLMASALIKELLARWALKLGRAHKSQSIIGDAWHHRSDAVAAGLLAVGVIVGGDYWWLDGVLGLAVSALIMYTSAEIILITSRELLGSSPAGSEMEVLRKVVVSTSPLIEDLHHVHIHRYGDHVEISLHIRLPKDVSLEEAHRLADSVERAIKDELGWDATVHVEPVR; encoded by the coding sequence GTGGCTGGTGTTGGCTCGGTGGAGCGCAGGTCTGCGGGCTTCAGGGAGGGTTTTGTCTCGATCTTGGTTAACCTGCTGCTCTTCGCCGGTAAATATTACGTGGGGTTGGCGCATAACTCAATCGCCGTCGTCGCGGACGCCGTCCACACACTGTCGGACGCCGTGACCTCCGTGGTTGTGGTGATCGGTTTCTGGGCTGCTTACAGACCCCCTGATAGCGAGCATCCGTTCGGGCATGGGAGGGCTGAGCAGGTAGGCGCTGTCGTCATAGGCACCCTTCTCGGCGTGGTCGGTTTCGAGTTCATGGTGAGTAGCTATGGGAAGCTGGTGGCTAAGGAGTCGCTGATCTTCAGCTGGACTCTAGTGGCGGTCTTGATGGCGTCAGCCCTTATTAAGGAATTGCTGGCTAGGTGGGCTTTGAAACTCGGCAGAGCACATAAGTCGCAGTCGATCATCGGGGACGCGTGGCATCACAGAAGCGACGCCGTCGCCGCGGGCTTGCTCGCCGTAGGGGTTATTGTCGGTGGCGACTACTGGTGGTTAGATGGCGTTCTAGGTCTGGCGGTCTCGGCCCTCATAATGTACACGTCCGCGGAGATAATCCTAATAACGTCCAGGGAGCTGCTCGGCTCGAGCCCGGCAGGCAGTGAGATGGAGGTTTTGAGGAAGGTAGTAGTAAGCACCTCACCGCTCATCGAGGACCTACACCACGTGCACATACACAGGTACGGGGATCACGTGGAGATCTCACTACACATCAGGCTACCCAAGGATGTGAGCCTCGAAGAGGCCCACAGACTTGCGGACAGTGTGGAGAGAGCCATCAAGGACGAACTCGGGTGGGACGCGACAGTCCACGTGGAGCCTGTGAGGTAG
- a CDS encoding proteasome-activating nucleotidase produces the protein MSGIEFSSRRRGVTEDYVKYLEMRIQELETEVEFLRNEVNYYKKEIEKLLSTPLIEGVLLEVLPDGKAVVKSSTGPNLVVDVMGGVDVRNARPGSRVMLNQRGSAVVGLLPSLEDPYVRAMEVIERPSVRYSDVGGLKEQIRELREVVELPLKKPELFREMGIEPPKGILLYGPPGCGKTLLAKAVAGESNATFVSLVASELAQKFVGEGARIVREVFGFARKKAPAIVLIDELDAIGAKRLDIGTSGEREIHRTLTQLLAELDGFDPLDNVKVLATTNRIDILDPALLRPGRFDRLIEVPLPDVGGRIEIFKIHAGRMKVKEVDLEALARLTEGASGADIKAICTEAGFMALRNNRNYITMGDFMEAVRKVLKDRFRPYAEDVGKAHERKTPSVV, from the coding sequence TTGTCCGGCATTGAATTCAGCTCTCGTAGGAGGGGCGTGACGGAGGACTACGTCAAGTATCTTGAGATGCGTATTCAGGAGTTAGAGACTGAGGTGGAGTTTCTTAGGAATGAGGTTAACTACTATAAGAAGGAGATTGAGAAGCTGCTGTCCACCCCCCTCATTGAGGGGGTGCTCCTGGAGGTACTTCCGGACGGGAAGGCGGTAGTTAAGAGCTCAACAGGCCCGAACCTCGTCGTCGACGTGATGGGGGGTGTCGACGTGCGTAACGCGCGTCCCGGCTCCAGGGTTATGCTCAACCAGAGGGGCTCTGCAGTGGTCGGCCTCCTCCCATCGCTGGAGGACCCGTACGTCAGGGCTATGGAGGTTATTGAAAGACCGAGCGTCAGGTACAGTGATGTTGGCGGACTCAAGGAGCAGATAAGGGAGTTGAGGGAGGTTGTTGAGCTACCGCTTAAGAAGCCCGAACTGTTTAGGGAGATGGGCATAGAGCCTCCTAAAGGTATACTGCTCTACGGACCCCCGGGGTGCGGCAAGACCCTCCTGGCTAAGGCGGTCGCCGGGGAGTCGAATGCGACGTTCGTAAGTCTGGTCGCTTCCGAGCTGGCTCAGAAGTTCGTTGGTGAGGGAGCCAGGATAGTGAGGGAGGTCTTCGGCTTTGCAAGGAAGAAGGCGCCGGCTATAGTTCTCATAGACGAGCTCGACGCAATAGGTGCTAAGAGGCTTGACATAGGGACCAGTGGTGAAAGGGAGATCCACAGGACGCTAACGCAACTGCTTGCGGAGCTGGACGGTTTCGACCCGCTGGACAACGTTAAAGTCTTAGCCACAACCAACAGGATAGACATACTGGACCCCGCGCTGTTGAGGCCCGGCAGGTTCGACAGGCTGATAGAGGTTCCCTTACCTGACGTTGGAGGTAGGATCGAGATATTCAAGATACACGCCGGCAGGATGAAGGTCAAGGAGGTGGACCTTGAGGCGCTTGCTAGGCTGACTGAAGGCGCTTCAGGAGCTGACATCAAGGCAATATGCACTGAGGCAGGCTTCATGGCCTTAAGGAACAACAGGAACTACATAACTATGGGGGACTTCATGGAGGCCGTGAGGAAGGTCCTTAAAGACCGCTTCAGACCATACGCTGAGGACGTTGGCAAGGCTCACGAGCGTAAGACCCCCTCGGTGGTATAG